The following proteins are co-located in the Flectobacillus major DSM 103 genome:
- a CDS encoding four helix bundle protein produces the protein MMNTNNYLPKDEFAELMFGRIKAFGLRCMPLCDDLFLKTASAKNIARQLIRSSSSAVANYRAVRRARSKNEFYAKISIVIEELDESIFWLEYSIDAKFYEDVKVRSLINEGYEILKILAKARKTASVNNQ, from the coding sequence ATGATGAATACTAACAATTATCTTCCAAAAGATGAGTTTGCTGAACTTATGTTTGGACGCATAAAAGCATTCGGTTTACGCTGTATGCCCTTGTGCGATGACTTATTTTTAAAGACTGCTTCTGCTAAGAATATCGCCAGACAATTGATACGTTCATCCTCTTCGGCTGTTGCCAATTACAGAGCCGTAAGAAGGGCGAGAAGTAAAAATGAATTTTATGCAAAAATCAGCATAGTCATTGAAGAATTGGATGAAAGTATATTTTGGTTGGAATATTCAATAGATGCCAAGTTTTATGAAGATGTAAAAGTTAGAAGTCTCATCAATGAAGGTTACGAAATTTTAAAAATACTCGCTAAAGCCAGAAAGACGGCAAGCGTAAATAATCAGTAG
- a CDS encoding Gfo/Idh/MocA family protein yields MSKIKVGVVGTGFIGPAHIEALRRLPNVEVTALCEVNIELATAKAAQLGIERPCTFEQLLAMEDIACVHICTPNFLHYSQSKAALLAGKHVVCEKPLAKDLHEAEELVALAKETGLVNAVHFNLRYYPLVRQMKTMREKGDLGDVYSVIGSYLQDWLFYETDYNWRLEPDKSGDSRAIADIGSHLMDIIEYITGLKTVEVMADFNTIHKTRKKPLKPVETYSGKMLQPEDYADVPITTEDHANVLLRFDNGNRGSVTVSQVSAGRKNQLKLEISGGKKTFAFNSEAPNEIWIGNRDGYNQSLMRDPSLAYPEASALMTFPGGHNEGFPDTSKQLFKEVYAAVAAGKQPENPTYPTFADGYRELLICERILDSHRSQSWVKV; encoded by the coding sequence ATGTCAAAAATCAAAGTAGGTGTAGTAGGTACTGGATTTATTGGTCCTGCACACATCGAAGCCCTTAGAAGACTACCAAACGTTGAAGTAACTGCTCTTTGTGAAGTAAATATCGAACTAGCTACGGCTAAAGCGGCTCAGTTGGGTATCGAACGTCCTTGTACGTTTGAACAATTGTTGGCAATGGAAGATATTGCTTGTGTACATATCTGTACGCCTAACTTTTTGCACTATTCACAATCAAAGGCTGCTTTGTTGGCTGGAAAACACGTGGTTTGTGAAAAGCCTTTGGCAAAAGATTTGCACGAAGCCGAAGAATTGGTTGCTTTAGCAAAAGAAACAGGTTTGGTAAATGCGGTTCACTTCAACTTGCGTTATTATCCATTGGTTCGTCAAATGAAAACCATGCGTGAAAAAGGTGATTTGGGTGATGTTTATTCAGTAATTGGCTCGTATCTACAAGACTGGTTATTCTATGAAACTGATTATAACTGGCGTTTAGAACCAGATAAATCGGGCGATTCTCGTGCAATTGCTGATATTGGTTCACACTTGATGGACATTATCGAATATATCACTGGCTTAAAAACGGTAGAAGTAATGGCCGATTTCAATACGATTCACAAAACTCGTAAAAAGCCACTAAAACCAGTAGAAACATATTCGGGCAAAATGCTTCAACCAGAAGATTATGCCGATGTACCTATTACTACCGAAGACCATGCCAACGTTTTATTGCGTTTTGATAATGGCAACCGTGGCTCGGTAACGGTTTCGCAAGTTTCGGCGGGTCGTAAAAACCAATTGAAATTAGAAATTTCTGGAGGTAAGAAAACTTTTGCTTTCAACTCTGAAGCACCAAACGAAATCTGGATTGGTAATCGTGATGGCTACAACCAGTCGTTGATGCGCGACCCTTCTTTGGCTTACCCAGAAGCAAGTGCATTGATGACCTTCCCGGGTGGACACAACGAAGGCTTCCCTGATACTTCAAAACAATTATTCAAAGAAGTATATGCTGCCGTTGCCGCTGGCAAACAACCAGAAAATCCAACCTATCCAACTTTTGCGGATGGTTACAGAGAATTATTAATCTGCGAAAGAATCCTCGATAGCCACAGAAGCCAAAGCTGGGTGAAGGTTTAG
- a CDS encoding Gfo/Idh/MocA family protein has translation MGMIGGSLEAFIGAVHRRGAALDGEVELVCGAFSSNPEKSKATGEALYLPSERVYGSFEEMILTEKNLPEGERMDFVSIVTPNHVHFPAAKFALENGFHVVMDKPITLTTEEAKELAIIIEKSGLLFALTHNYTAYPMVKEARQIIKSGAIGQVRKVIVEYPQGWLSQLVEASGQKQAAWRTDPARSGAAGGVGDIGTHAENLAEYITGLKITELCADLTIFVEGRQLDDDANILLRFDNGAKGVLHNSQICNGEENDLNIRVYGEFGGLKWRQMDPNTLVLTNQENGSRIIRTGVGNLSPHAQAHTRQPAGHPEGYIETFASIYRNFAYALRARWGAENKAGATGGLGKGTGIDGYDPEIYDFPGVEEGLRGMGFISTVIKSATSEEKWTKFEI, from the coding sequence ATGGGTATGATTGGAGGCAGTTTAGAAGCCTTCATTGGAGCTGTTCACCGCAGAGGTGCCGCATTAGACGGTGAAGTAGAACTAGTTTGTGGTGCTTTTAGCTCAAATCCCGAAAAATCAAAAGCAACTGGCGAAGCCCTTTACCTTCCTTCAGAACGAGTATATGGCTCTTTTGAAGAAATGATTCTTACAGAAAAAAACCTTCCCGAAGGCGAACGCATGGATTTTGTGTCGATTGTAACACCCAATCACGTGCATTTTCCTGCTGCCAAATTTGCTCTTGAAAATGGATTTCATGTAGTAATGGACAAACCCATTACCCTCACCACCGAAGAGGCTAAAGAATTGGCTATTATTATTGAAAAATCAGGTCTGTTGTTTGCCCTTACCCATAACTATACGGCTTACCCGATGGTAAAAGAAGCTCGACAGATTATCAAATCTGGGGCAATTGGTCAGGTTCGTAAAGTTATCGTAGAATACCCTCAGGGCTGGCTGTCGCAATTGGTAGAAGCCTCTGGACAAAAACAAGCCGCTTGGCGTACCGACCCTGCCCGTAGCGGTGCTGCTGGTGGTGTAGGCGACATTGGTACTCATGCCGAAAATTTGGCTGAGTATATAACAGGCTTGAAAATTACCGAACTTTGTGCCGACCTTACTATTTTTGTTGAAGGTCGCCAGTTAGATGACGATGCCAATATCCTACTCCGTTTTGACAACGGAGCAAAGGGCGTTTTGCACAATAGTCAAATTTGTAATGGTGAAGAAAACGACCTCAATATTAGAGTATACGGTGAGTTTGGAGGCTTAAAATGGCGACAAATGGACCCAAATACCTTGGTACTAACTAATCAAGAAAATGGCTCTCGTATTATTCGTACTGGTGTTGGCAACCTTTCGCCACATGCCCAAGCACATACTCGCCAGCCAGCAGGCCACCCAGAAGGCTATATCGAAACCTTTGCTAGTATTTATCGCAACTTTGCTTATGCTTTGCGTGCTCGTTGGGGTGCCGAAAACAAAGCTGGTGCTACTGGTGGCTTAGGAAAAGGAACGGGGATTGATGGCTACGACCCAGAAATTTATGATTTCCCAGGAGTTGAAGAAGGATTACGTGGAATGGGCTTTATCAGCACCGTAATCAAATCGGCTACTTCTGAAGAAAAATGGACAAAGTTTGAAATCTAG